Within Saccharomonospora cyanea NA-134, the genomic segment CGGGCCGTTGGCTTCGCTTCACTCGCCTCGGCCCTTTTGCTCGGCTTGCGCCTTCGCGCGCTCGTTCCGCTTCGTCAGAGGCGTTCCTGGAGGGCTTGGGCGGCCTGCAGGAGATCGCCCGCCCACTTCGCACCCGGCCTGCGGCCTATGCGATCCACGGGGCCCGACACGGACACCGCCGCCACCACGTTGCCCGTGCTGTCACGTACCGGTGCCGACACGCTCGCCACACCCGGTTCCCGCTCCGCCACGCTCTGCGCCCAGCCACGGCGGCGTACCTCCAACAACGTGCGCTCGCCGAACACCGCGTCCGCCAGCACGGCCTGCCGCGTGTGCGCGTCAGCCCACGCCGCCAGCACCTTCGCGCCCGACCCCGCCGTCATCGGCAGCCGCGCACCGATCGGCACCGTGTCCCGCAGCCCGCTCGGCGGCTCCGCCACCGCCACGCACACCCGGACGATGCCGTCACGGCGGTACAACTGCACGCTCTCGCCCGTCAGATCCCGCAGCTTCGGCAGCACCACGCCCGCCGCGTCGAGCAACGGATCCACCGTCCCGCCCGCCAGCTCCGCGAGCGCCGGCCCCGGCCGCCACCGGCCGTCCGGACCGCGCCGCAGCATCCGATGCACTTCGAGCCCCACCGCGAGCCGGTGCGCCGTCGCCCGGGGAAGCCCCGTTCGCGCACACAACTCCGCCAGCCCGCACGGCTGCTCCGCCACCGCGTGCAAGACGGACACCGCCTTGTCCAGAACGCCGATCCCGCTCTGCTGGACCTGCTCGGCACCACTGTTGCTAACATCGGGTTGTCCCACGAGGCGATACTACAATCCCGAGATTTGGGAAGTCCACGTTTCACGAAGTGAGTCCGCTCGCTTTCCGACTGACACGTTCAATGGAGGAGCCCTGATGACCGAACGGCGGGGCCGCACACTGGCGGAAAAGGTGTGGGACGCACACACGGTGCGTCGAGGCGACGGTGCCGAACCGGATCTGCTCTACATCGACCTGCACCTCGTCCACGAGGTCACCAGCCCGCAGGCGTTCGACGGGCTACGGCTCGCGGGCCGGAAGGTGCGGCGACCCGACCTCACCATCGCCACCGAGGACCACAATGTGCCCACCGTCGGGATCGAACTCCCGATCGCCGACCCGGTGTCGCGGACGCAGGTGGAGACGCTTCGGCGCAACTGTGAGGAGTTCGGTGTCCGGCTTCATCCGATGGGTGACGACGAACAGGGCATCGTCCACGTCATCGGCCCGCAGCTCGGGCTCACACAGCCCGGCATGACCGTGGTGTGCGGTGACAGTCACACCTCGACCCACGGTGCGTTCGGTGCGATGGCGTTCGGCATCGGCACGTCCGAGGTGGAACACGTGCTCGCCACGCAGACGTTGCCGTTGCGTCCCTTCAAGACCATGGCCGTCAACGTGGAGGGCGAGCTGCGTCCCGGCGTCACCGCCAAGGACATCATCCTCGCCGTCATCGCGAAGATCGGGACCGGCGGTGGACAGGGCTACGTGCTGGAGTACCGCGGCAGCGCCATCGAGTCGCTGTCGATGGAAGCGCGCATGACCATCTGCAACATGTCCATCGAGGCGGGCGCCAGGGCGGGCATGATCGCGCCTGACGAGACGACCTTCGCGTACCTGAAGGACCGCCCGCACGCGCCGAAGGGCGCCGAGTGGGACGCCGCCGTCGCCGAGTGGCGTGAGCTGCGCACCGACGACGACGCCGTGTTCGACGCCGAGGTGCACCTGAACGCCTCCGAGCTGACGCCGTTCGTCACCTGGGGAACGAACCCCGGGCAGGGGCTGCCGCTGGCGGAGTCGGTGCCCGACCCCGAGCGGATCGCCGACGAGAACGAGCGTCTCGCCGCCGAGAAGGCCCTGTCCTATATGGATCTGGAGCCGGGAACCCCGCTGCGGGACATCGCCGTGGACACGGTCTTCCTCGGCTCGTGCACCAACGGGCGTCTGGAGGACCTGCGGGCCGCCGCCGAGGTGCTGCGGGGCAGGAAGGTGGCCGACGGCGTGCGGATGCTCGTGGTGCCCGGCTCCATGCGGGTGCGGCAGGCCGCCGAGGCCGAGGGCCTGCACGAGGTCTTCACGGAGGCGGGAGCCGAATGGCGGGCGGCAGGCTGCTCGATGTGTCTGGGCATGAACCCCGACCAGCTCAAGCCTGGGGAGCGCAGCGCGTCGACCTCCAACCGCAACTTCGAGGGCAGGCAGGGCAAGGGTGGCCGGACCCATCTGGTGTCGCCGCTCGTGGCCGCCGCCACCGCCGTGCGGGGCACCCTGGCCTCGCCCGAGGACCTCGACTGACGTCCCGGCCACCGAACCACCGACGAGGAGCACACGTCATGGAACCTTTCACCACGCACACCGGCGTCGGGGTGCCCCTGCGCAGGTCTAACGTGGACACTGACCAGATCATTCCGGCCGTCTACCTCAAGCGGGTGTCCAGGACCGGCTTCGAGGACGGCTTGTTCGCGAGCT encodes:
- a CDS encoding IclR family transcriptional regulator — its product is MGQPDVSNSGAEQVQQSGIGVLDKAVSVLHAVAEQPCGLAELCARTGLPRATAHRLAVGLEVHRMLRRGPDGRWRPGPALAELAGGTVDPLLDAAGVVLPKLRDLTGESVQLYRRDGIVRVCVAVAEPPSGLRDTVPIGARLPMTAGSGAKVLAAWADAHTRQAVLADAVFGERTLLEVRRRGWAQSVAEREPGVASVSAPVRDSTGNVVAAVSVSGPVDRIGRRPGAKWAGDLLQAAQALQERL
- the leuC gene encoding 3-isopropylmalate dehydratase large subunit, coding for MTERRGRTLAEKVWDAHTVRRGDGAEPDLLYIDLHLVHEVTSPQAFDGLRLAGRKVRRPDLTIATEDHNVPTVGIELPIADPVSRTQVETLRRNCEEFGVRLHPMGDDEQGIVHVIGPQLGLTQPGMTVVCGDSHTSTHGAFGAMAFGIGTSEVEHVLATQTLPLRPFKTMAVNVEGELRPGVTAKDIILAVIAKIGTGGGQGYVLEYRGSAIESLSMEARMTICNMSIEAGARAGMIAPDETTFAYLKDRPHAPKGAEWDAAVAEWRELRTDDDAVFDAEVHLNASELTPFVTWGTNPGQGLPLAESVPDPERIADENERLAAEKALSYMDLEPGTPLRDIAVDTVFLGSCTNGRLEDLRAAAEVLRGRKVADGVRMLVVPGSMRVRQAAEAEGLHEVFTEAGAEWRAAGCSMCLGMNPDQLKPGERSASTSNRNFEGRQGKGGRTHLVSPLVAAATAVRGTLASPEDLD